From a region of the Teredinibacter turnerae genome:
- a CDS encoding transglycosylase SLT domain-containing protein, with protein MSFNSTLKLRQKLRQFKAAIYSSLLLLCTTAPALSVPLAPAESKKQLPLAEQRYHYDLAKQALQRGDWATLDTHLAVLGDYPLVAYLEYGRLKHGIDKLELTPIVAFLDAHRGSFLETRLREQLLYNLAIRKRWEDFLTFYDEAKSTRELNCYWLYARLFEHDSTAMNDVAELWQQGRSHPKACDPLFNRWRRAGGLTQDVAWNRFDNAMRAGKRSLARYVMRYMNADNRKYAELYYQVHGYPYTMRNTERFSEHSQKMQQIIAYGIQRYARHNSRDALKQWEKYEAQQLFPEALATQTKHSIARRLIRNGYSAAAEALISNSPSLQQDPVVEAFIRDALRARNWEKAYHWIAQLSEDAQETDRWRYWRARAMEQLNLEEDSFGAPKQIYHALAQARSFHGFLAADRVNTRYSLEQVPVELSPSTLLRVEQLPGLRRAKELWLRDNTGEAQAEWVFTIRDLSSEDLVAAGELARRWGWYNKGIHAMIAGNLWDHLSIRFPLAYEEEVQEVSAQTKVDPEFIFAVARQESAFAEQARSSAGAMGLMQLMPRTAQATAAKNGIKHQTQDLYDPQHNISLGGHYLNQLLSMYNGNRFLAAAAYNAGPHRVARWLRNAEPDLDYDIWIETIPFKETRGYVQNVLSFSVIYGYRLGQPRHLVNESEAKSFL; from the coding sequence ATGTCATTCAACTCAACACTCAAACTCCGGCAAAAACTTCGTCAGTTTAAAGCCGCTATTTACAGCAGCCTTCTATTGTTGTGCACAACTGCGCCAGCGCTCTCGGTTCCTCTGGCTCCGGCAGAATCAAAGAAACAGCTGCCACTTGCAGAGCAACGCTACCATTACGATCTGGCGAAACAAGCCTTACAGCGAGGCGACTGGGCGACGCTCGACACGCACCTGGCTGTGCTGGGAGACTACCCGCTTGTCGCTTATCTCGAGTATGGCAGACTCAAACACGGCATCGACAAGCTGGAGCTAACCCCAATTGTCGCATTCCTGGACGCCCACCGCGGCTCTTTTCTAGAAACCCGTTTACGCGAGCAATTGCTGTACAACCTGGCTATAAGAAAGCGCTGGGAAGATTTTCTCACTTTTTACGACGAAGCCAAAAGCACACGTGAGCTCAATTGTTACTGGCTTTATGCACGTCTGTTTGAGCACGATAGCACCGCGATGAACGACGTTGCGGAGCTATGGCAGCAGGGGCGCTCTCACCCAAAAGCCTGTGACCCACTCTTCAACCGCTGGCGCCGAGCAGGCGGCCTGACCCAGGATGTCGCCTGGAACCGGTTCGACAATGCCATGCGCGCGGGGAAACGCAGCCTCGCCCGCTACGTAATGCGCTACATGAATGCCGACAACCGAAAATATGCGGAGCTGTACTACCAGGTCCATGGCTACCCCTACACTATGCGCAACACTGAGCGTTTTTCCGAACACTCGCAAAAAATGCAGCAAATTATTGCCTATGGTATCCAACGCTACGCCCGCCACAATTCTCGCGACGCACTCAAGCAGTGGGAAAAATACGAAGCCCAGCAATTGTTTCCCGAAGCGCTGGCAACCCAAACCAAGCACAGCATCGCCCGCCGTCTGATACGCAACGGCTATTCTGCGGCTGCAGAAGCCTTAATAAGCAATTCGCCCTCTCTCCAGCAAGACCCGGTTGTCGAAGCCTTTATTCGCGACGCACTGCGCGCTCGCAATTGGGAAAAAGCGTACCACTGGATCGCCCAACTAAGCGAAGACGCTCAGGAAACTGATCGTTGGCGTTACTGGCGGGCACGAGCGATGGAACAACTGAATCTGGAAGAGGACAGCTTCGGCGCGCCAAAACAGATATACCATGCTTTGGCGCAGGCGCGTAGTTTTCATGGTTTCCTGGCGGCTGACAGGGTGAATACCCGTTACTCGCTTGAACAGGTTCCCGTGGAGCTCAGTCCATCAACACTGCTACGGGTAGAACAATTGCCGGGACTGCGGCGCGCGAAAGAGCTTTGGCTGCGCGATAACACAGGAGAAGCGCAAGCAGAGTGGGTTTTCACCATCCGAGATCTAAGCAGCGAAGACCTGGTAGCCGCCGGCGAGCTGGCCCGCCGCTGGGGCTGGTATAACAAAGGTATTCACGCCATGATCGCCGGCAACCTTTGGGATCACCTGAGTATTCGCTTTCCGCTCGCCTACGAGGAAGAAGTTCAGGAAGTTTCAGCACAAACCAAAGTCGACCCGGAATTCATTTTCGCTGTCGCCCGCCAGGAGAGTGCCTTCGCGGAACAGGCTCGCTCATCGGCAGGCGCCATGGGGTTGATGCAGCTGATGCCACGAACGGCTCAGGCCACCGCAGCCAAAAATGGGATAAAGCACCAAACTCAGGACCTATACGACCCCCAGCACAACATCAGTCTCGGTGGTCACTACCTCAATCAGCTATTGAGCATGTATAACGGCAACCGCTTCCTCGCAGCGGCCGCTTACAACGCTGGGCCGCATCGGGTAGCCCGCTGGCTGCGCAATGCGGAACCCGATTTGGATTACGACATCTGGATTGAGACCATTCCGTTCAAAGAGACACGAGGATATGTACAGAACGTGCTTTCGTTTTCCGTGATCTACGGATACCGCTTAGGTCAGCCGCGCCACCTGGTGAATGAATCAGAAGCAAAAAGCTTCTTATAG
- a CDS encoding ATP-binding cassette domain-containing protein yields MPLLKIDNAQLHYGEQVLFDNLALQLDKGDRICIVGRNGVGKSTLLKTIQGQVEMDGGSCWRGDGVVIASLSQELPEADATRVYDFVAGGLPVAKDLQAYEQLIAEGGDLNGLEAIQQRIESADGWNLQARISQVLTRLDLNADDRLNALSGGWRRRVALAQALVCEPDILLLDEPTNHLDIAAIQWLEQHLLQFSGALVFITHDRTFLRAVANKIGELDRGNLHIWEGDYASFLNFREQQLAEEEKHNALFDKRLAQEEVWIRQGIKARRTRNEGRVRALKAMREERAQRRDRLQTARLEQGSDIASGKLVAELLDVSFAWGDKPILKNFSTTIIRGDKIGLIGPNGIGKSTLLKIILGDITPQSGQIKLGTKVSVAYFDQMRDQLDLEKSAMDNISEGRDTIEINGKPRHIMSYLQDFLFTGERARTPIKTLSGGERNRILLAKLFSKPANMLVLDEPTNDLDAETLELLETILVDYTGTLLLVSHDRQFLNNVVSSTIAFEGHGRVLDYVGGYDDWVRQGGIWPETSGSDASLASPATSSPATPSEETEPAPKTAAAQAKPASKPAKKLSYKLQRELDGLPAELESLEAKLEEAQAATAVPEFYQQDSTIVNDALQKLSALEEQLAERYARWEELEDMAAG; encoded by the coding sequence ATGCCCCTGTTGAAAATCGATAACGCTCAGCTGCATTACGGCGAGCAAGTACTGTTTGATAATTTGGCGTTACAGCTCGATAAAGGTGATCGTATCTGTATAGTCGGCCGCAACGGGGTGGGTAAGTCCACCTTGCTGAAAACCATTCAGGGACAGGTGGAGATGGACGGCGGCTCATGTTGGCGCGGGGACGGCGTTGTGATTGCGAGCCTGTCGCAAGAGCTGCCGGAAGCAGATGCCACGCGTGTATATGATTTCGTGGCCGGCGGACTGCCGGTCGCGAAAGATCTGCAAGCCTATGAACAATTGATTGCCGAAGGCGGGGATCTGAACGGACTCGAAGCGATCCAGCAACGCATTGAGTCAGCGGATGGCTGGAACTTGCAAGCGCGCATCAGCCAGGTACTTACGCGCCTGGATCTAAACGCGGATGACCGCTTGAATGCACTGTCTGGCGGCTGGCGCAGACGTGTTGCTCTCGCCCAGGCGCTGGTGTGTGAGCCGGATATTCTGTTGCTGGACGAACCGACCAACCACTTGGACATCGCCGCTATTCAGTGGCTGGAGCAGCACCTGCTGCAATTTTCTGGCGCCCTGGTGTTCATCACCCACGACCGTACATTTTTGCGCGCTGTGGCAAACAAAATTGGGGAGCTGGACCGCGGTAACCTGCACATCTGGGAGGGCGATTACGCCAGTTTTCTCAACTTTCGCGAACAGCAACTTGCCGAAGAAGAAAAGCACAATGCGCTCTTCGACAAGCGGCTTGCTCAGGAGGAGGTTTGGATACGTCAGGGTATTAAAGCGCGGCGCACACGTAATGAAGGCCGTGTCCGCGCCTTAAAAGCCATGCGCGAAGAGCGTGCGCAACGCCGTGACCGGCTGCAAACCGCCCGCCTGGAGCAGGGGAGCGATATAGCCTCCGGAAAATTAGTCGCAGAGTTACTGGATGTCAGTTTTGCCTGGGGTGACAAGCCGATTCTCAAGAATTTCAGCACGACAATTATCCGTGGCGATAAGATCGGCTTGATTGGCCCGAACGGCATTGGCAAAAGCACGCTACTAAAAATTATTCTCGGCGATATTACGCCGCAAAGTGGTCAGATCAAGCTGGGTACGAAGGTGTCTGTGGCTTATTTTGACCAAATGCGGGACCAGCTCGATTTGGAAAAAAGCGCGATGGATAACATCAGCGAGGGCCGCGATACCATCGAAATCAATGGGAAACCGCGACATATTATGTCGTACTTACAGGACTTTCTGTTCACCGGCGAGCGTGCGCGAACACCGATCAAGACCTTATCTGGTGGCGAGCGCAACCGGATACTGCTGGCAAAGCTGTTTAGTAAGCCGGCCAATATGCTGGTGCTGGACGAACCGACGAACGACCTCGACGCAGAGACTCTTGAGCTTCTCGAAACGATTTTGGTCGATTACACCGGAACCTTGTTGTTGGTAAGTCACGATCGACAGTTCCTCAACAATGTGGTCAGCAGCACCATCGCTTTCGAAGGTCATGGGCGGGTGCTGGATTATGTCGGGGGTTATGACGATTGGGTACGTCAGGGCGGTATCTGGCCCGAAACGTCCGGCAGTGATGCCAGCCTGGCGTCTCCAGCCACATCTTCACCGGCCACACCTTCAGAGGAAACTGAGCCGGCACCCAAGACTGCCGCGGCGCAAGCCAAACCGGCCAGCAAACCTGCTAAGAAGTTAAGTTACAAGTTACAGCGAGAGCTGGATGGATTGCCCGCTGAACTTGAATCCTTGGAAGCGAAATTGGAAGAGGCCCAGGCCGCCACTGCTGTTCCCGAGTTTTACCAGCAGGATTCAACCATCGTCAATGACGCATTGCAAAAACTGTCTGCCTTGGAGGAGCAACTCGCAGAACGCTACGCGCGCTGGGAGGAGCTGGAAGATATGGCCGCCGGGTAG
- a CDS encoding universal stress protein, producing MPTYNNILVGLDLAEDCTQILRKAADIAASFHAKLHVVHVVEPLAFAYGGDVPLDLTEAQGVMESQAAERLERIINEVGVTVASHRVCIGQAAGELHRLAEEEKMDMIIVGSHSRHGLALLFGSITKGVVQNACCDVMALKV from the coding sequence ATGCCCACCTACAACAACATTCTCGTCGGCCTGGATCTGGCTGAAGACTGCACCCAAATTTTGCGCAAAGCGGCAGATATCGCCGCCTCTTTCCATGCAAAACTCCACGTGGTTCATGTCGTAGAACCTTTGGCGTTTGCGTATGGCGGAGACGTACCACTCGATCTCACCGAAGCGCAGGGAGTGATGGAAAGCCAGGCTGCGGAACGGCTCGAACGTATAATCAATGAAGTCGGTGTCACCGTGGCGAGCCACCGCGTATGCATTGGCCAGGCAGCCGGAGAACTGCACCGCCTGGCAGAAGAAGAGAAAATGGATATGATCATCGTCGGCAGCCACAGCCGACATGGCCTTGCCCTGCTGTTCGGCAGTATCACCAAGGGCGTGGTTCAGAACGCTTGCTGCGACGTGATGGCTCTAAAAGTCTAG